Proteins from a genomic interval of Triplophysa dalaica isolate WHDGS20190420 chromosome 13, ASM1584641v1, whole genome shotgun sequence:
- the si:dkeyp-117h8.4 gene encoding uncharacterized protein si:dkeyp-117h8.4 isoform X2, translating into MELSGITEDNYTYSDQKDNDESLWHGGDSLQQSMNGINSSQSSLLGVTFQPIKDDEELEKTLSSHGSTLLDVYPGMLSQIGEAYRRQHVTDTARAVLQKYRRKQWHAGVSNPRVTSLRNRTLNNTTEMSFTKQSSVQENLLNYIRDSGKLQNFKKLKPSPLKNTSEASACFYSPRRDNANVSGMSSESQWTELHLDGKPKQNTARVIDFSTTPHSVSPSLSDQSPDLNKTYDVELTVLSTGVPPSLVSACPHPAWYSPGGTARALSLIEQRRMSQTTRPSGQQSSHTALDKDRFRGRLHSSVSSPQRFSCSSPSRMSIFKPVPMERQESMAVHNSMRKSPAHCQVHSELQRSPYGQKDKAMSSPQHSLYHRPEPQQSFSMAHKQTQISPRLSEHQRSFPGPKSACLSSRSHIDAEFRKLYHHFICHRTSSPCPSSGCNLCEKQLKTTCQSMSSMSALALTPLKIALKKRRRQPEVEESLRFKRFRESCSPVKQVQRLPHQLKDEYVSPSIAGPGKDRRTWERAILLQCPSPQFLRGTGNLRRIRESKLAMQMAQSTSSWRDVSSGVYAIKAESPLRPFNRGMTPISVSLSRRRLQYGLLQ; encoded by the exons ATGGAACTTTCCGGGATCACCGAAGATAATTATACCTACTCTGATCAGAAGGACAACGATGAAAGTCTGT ggCATGGTGGTGATTCACTCCAGCAATCTATGAACGGGATTAATTCATCTCAAAGCTCTCTGTTGGGAGTGACTTTTCAGCCTATCAAAGATGATGAAGAACTGGAGAAAACATTGAGCAGTCATGGCAGTACCCTCCTGGATGTCTATCCCGGCATGCTCAGTCAGATCGGTGAAGCGTACCGACGTCAGCATGTGACGGATACAGCAAGAGCCGTGCTGCAGAAATACCGTCGCAAACAGTGGCATGCTGGAGTGTCAAACCCTCGCGTCACTTCCCTAAGGAACAGGACACTGAACAATACAACTGAAATGTCATTTACCAAACAAAGTTCAGTTCAAGAAAACCTTCTCAATTATATCCGGGACAGCGGCAAACTTCAGAATTTCAAGAAATTGAAGCCTTCgcctttaaaaaatacatctgaGGCCAGTGCCTGTTTTTACTCACCTAGGAGGGACAATGCTAATGTGAGCGGAATGTCAAGTGAGTCACAATGGACTGAACTACATTTAGACGGGAAGCCAAAACAGAATACCGCTCGTGTGATTGACTTCTCCACAACTCCTCACTCTGTTTCACCCTCACTTAGTGATCAGTCTCCTGATCTGAACAAAACTTACGACGTTGAACTGACTGTTTTGTCAACTGGTGTTCCACCCTCATTGGTCTCCGCTTGTCCACATCCAGCCTGGTACTCTCCGGGTGGAACAGCTAGGGCTCTGTCTCTTATTGAGCAGAGAAGGATGTCACAAACAACACGGCCCTCCGGTCAGCAGTCATCCCACACCGCATTGGATAAAGACCGCTTTAGGGGCAGACTACACTCTTCTGTCTCCTCCCCACAGCGTTTCAGTTGTTCCTCTCCTAGTAGGATGAGCATTTTCAAACCTGTGCCAATGGAAAGACAAGAGTCAATGGCAGTACACAATTCAATGCGAAAGTCTCCTGCACACTGTCAAGTTCATTCCGAGCTGCAGAGATCTCCATATGGCCAAAAAGACAAGGCGATGTCTTCACCACAACATTCCCTTTATCACCGTCCAGAGCCACAACAAAGTTTTTCTATGGCTCATAAGCAAACCCAGATTAGTCCAAGATTGTCCGAACATCAACGTTCTTTCCCAGGTCCCAAGTCTGCTTGCTTATCCAGTCGTTCCCATATTGACGCAGAGTTCAGAAAGCTATATCACCACTTCATCTGTCACAGAACGTCTTCTCCGTGCCCTTCCTCTGGCTGTAACCTGTGCGAGAAGCAGCTAAAGACCACATGCCAAAGCATGTCCAGCATGTCCGCTCTTGCTTTAACACCCCTGAAAATTGCACTAAAGAAACGTCGTCGTCAACCTGAGGTGGAAGAGTCACTGCGATTCAAACGCTTCCGGGAGAGTTGTTCCCCCGTTAAACAGGTCCAACGTTTGCCACATCAGCTGAAAGACGAATACGTGAGCCCTTCCATTGCAGGACCTGGTAAAGACAGGCGTACGTGGGAAAGGGCCATCTTGTTGCAGTGCCCCAGTCCACAGTTCCTCAGGGGTACAGGAAACCTTAGACGAATCAGAGAGTCCAAATTAGCCATGCAAATGGCCCAAAGTACTTCATCCTGG AGAGATGTTTCAAGTGGAGTCTATGCTATTAAAG CTGAGTCACCACTGAGACCTTTTAATCGGGGTATGACTCCAATCTCTGTGAG tCTTTCAAGGAGGCGACTCCAGTATGGCCTTCTGCAGTGA
- the si:dkeyp-117h8.4 gene encoding uncharacterized protein si:dkeyp-117h8.4 isoform X1 — protein sequence MSAHHFHTDQFRKNDDVFRNTMESIFQKYSTLDDPGIDVCLKTMTCRTGRGSVPIDSVEGERELENLKLRVKENHSIREDFEDQENYQMELSGITEDNYTYSDQKDNDESLWHGGDSLQQSMNGINSSQSSLLGVTFQPIKDDEELEKTLSSHGSTLLDVYPGMLSQIGEAYRRQHVTDTARAVLQKYRRKQWHAGVSNPRVTSLRNRTLNNTTEMSFTKQSSVQENLLNYIRDSGKLQNFKKLKPSPLKNTSEASACFYSPRRDNANVSGMSSESQWTELHLDGKPKQNTARVIDFSTTPHSVSPSLSDQSPDLNKTYDVELTVLSTGVPPSLVSACPHPAWYSPGGTARALSLIEQRRMSQTTRPSGQQSSHTALDKDRFRGRLHSSVSSPQRFSCSSPSRMSIFKPVPMERQESMAVHNSMRKSPAHCQVHSELQRSPYGQKDKAMSSPQHSLYHRPEPQQSFSMAHKQTQISPRLSEHQRSFPGPKSACLSSRSHIDAEFRKLYHHFICHRTSSPCPSSGCNLCEKQLKTTCQSMSSMSALALTPLKIALKKRRRQPEVEESLRFKRFRESCSPVKQVQRLPHQLKDEYVSPSIAGPGKDRRTWERAILLQCPSPQFLRGTGNLRRIRESKLAMQMAQSTSSWRDVSSGVYAIKAESPLRPFNRGMTPISVSLSRRRLQYGLLQ from the exons ATGTCTGCACACCATTTCCATACCGATCAATTTAGGAAAAATGACGATGTGTTTAGAAACACGATGGAGTCTATTTTTCAGAAG tattCCACTCTAGATGATCCTGGAATAGACGTTTGTCTGAAAACAATGACATGCAGGACTGGCAGAG GTTCTGTGCCCATTGACAGTGTAGAGGGAGAACGTGAGCTGGAAAACCTGAAG CTTCGGGTCAAGGAAAACCATTCGATCAGGG agGACTTTGAGGACCAAGAAAATTACCAG ATGGAACTTTCCGGGATCACCGAAGATAATTATACCTACTCTGATCAGAAGGACAACGATGAAAGTCTGT ggCATGGTGGTGATTCACTCCAGCAATCTATGAACGGGATTAATTCATCTCAAAGCTCTCTGTTGGGAGTGACTTTTCAGCCTATCAAAGATGATGAAGAACTGGAGAAAACATTGAGCAGTCATGGCAGTACCCTCCTGGATGTCTATCCCGGCATGCTCAGTCAGATCGGTGAAGCGTACCGACGTCAGCATGTGACGGATACAGCAAGAGCCGTGCTGCAGAAATACCGTCGCAAACAGTGGCATGCTGGAGTGTCAAACCCTCGCGTCACTTCCCTAAGGAACAGGACACTGAACAATACAACTGAAATGTCATTTACCAAACAAAGTTCAGTTCAAGAAAACCTTCTCAATTATATCCGGGACAGCGGCAAACTTCAGAATTTCAAGAAATTGAAGCCTTCgcctttaaaaaatacatctgaGGCCAGTGCCTGTTTTTACTCACCTAGGAGGGACAATGCTAATGTGAGCGGAATGTCAAGTGAGTCACAATGGACTGAACTACATTTAGACGGGAAGCCAAAACAGAATACCGCTCGTGTGATTGACTTCTCCACAACTCCTCACTCTGTTTCACCCTCACTTAGTGATCAGTCTCCTGATCTGAACAAAACTTACGACGTTGAACTGACTGTTTTGTCAACTGGTGTTCCACCCTCATTGGTCTCCGCTTGTCCACATCCAGCCTGGTACTCTCCGGGTGGAACAGCTAGGGCTCTGTCTCTTATTGAGCAGAGAAGGATGTCACAAACAACACGGCCCTCCGGTCAGCAGTCATCCCACACCGCATTGGATAAAGACCGCTTTAGGGGCAGACTACACTCTTCTGTCTCCTCCCCACAGCGTTTCAGTTGTTCCTCTCCTAGTAGGATGAGCATTTTCAAACCTGTGCCAATGGAAAGACAAGAGTCAATGGCAGTACACAATTCAATGCGAAAGTCTCCTGCACACTGTCAAGTTCATTCCGAGCTGCAGAGATCTCCATATGGCCAAAAAGACAAGGCGATGTCTTCACCACAACATTCCCTTTATCACCGTCCAGAGCCACAACAAAGTTTTTCTATGGCTCATAAGCAAACCCAGATTAGTCCAAGATTGTCCGAACATCAACGTTCTTTCCCAGGTCCCAAGTCTGCTTGCTTATCCAGTCGTTCCCATATTGACGCAGAGTTCAGAAAGCTATATCACCACTTCATCTGTCACAGAACGTCTTCTCCGTGCCCTTCCTCTGGCTGTAACCTGTGCGAGAAGCAGCTAAAGACCACATGCCAAAGCATGTCCAGCATGTCCGCTCTTGCTTTAACACCCCTGAAAATTGCACTAAAGAAACGTCGTCGTCAACCTGAGGTGGAAGAGTCACTGCGATTCAAACGCTTCCGGGAGAGTTGTTCCCCCGTTAAACAGGTCCAACGTTTGCCACATCAGCTGAAAGACGAATACGTGAGCCCTTCCATTGCAGGACCTGGTAAAGACAGGCGTACGTGGGAAAGGGCCATCTTGTTGCAGTGCCCCAGTCCACAGTTCCTCAGGGGTACAGGAAACCTTAGACGAATCAGAGAGTCCAAATTAGCCATGCAAATGGCCCAAAGTACTTCATCCTGG AGAGATGTTTCAAGTGGAGTCTATGCTATTAAAG CTGAGTCACCACTGAGACCTTTTAATCGGGGTATGACTCCAATCTCTGTGAG tCTTTCAAGGAGGCGACTCCAGTATGGCCTTCTGCAGTGA